In the genome of Shewanella glacialimarina, one region contains:
- a CDS encoding MBL fold metallo-hydrolase RNA specificity domain-containing protein: MQILHHGAVNGVTGSCHQLDINETGRLSSYLIDCGLFQGAETAGKSSAQQLQIEFDISAIQALIVTHCHIDHVGRIPYLIAAGFDKPIYATKATAALLPLVIEDALKIGVTRDKKLIDAFLLRLESLILPIDYHQWTPLPLDDSNAKQHDVTEIKLKFKPAGHILGSAYVEFDLIGKVKHRVVFSGDLGATYAPLLASPRSPYRADTLVIESTYGDKNHQGRKDRSKLLKQIIEKCVADNGVVLIPAFSIGRTQELLYEFENIIAKNQHNPIWQNIDIIVDSPMAAKFTQKYLQFQALWDSEAKRVVNKGRHPLDFEQLYTIDSHQDHLAVINYLNSRNKPAIVIAASGMCSGGRIMNYLKRFLSEPTADVLFVGYQAQGTPGRDIQNFGPKGGYVMLDDERIDIKAGVHTISGYSAHADQANLINFVKRMHHKPKHIRIVHGDDEAKQALADKYHQLLPDCNVEIGKA; this comes from the coding sequence ATGCAGATACTTCATCATGGTGCGGTTAATGGCGTAACTGGCTCTTGTCATCAATTGGATATCAATGAAACTGGCAGATTATCAAGTTATCTTATTGATTGTGGATTGTTTCAAGGCGCGGAAACCGCGGGTAAATCTTCTGCTCAGCAGCTTCAAATTGAGTTTGATATTAGTGCTATTCAAGCGTTAATTGTCACCCATTGTCATATTGACCATGTCGGTCGGATCCCTTATTTAATCGCTGCAGGTTTTGATAAACCTATTTATGCCACTAAAGCGACTGCGGCATTGTTGCCATTAGTGATTGAAGATGCATTAAAAATTGGCGTGACGCGTGATAAAAAGTTGATTGATGCTTTTTTATTACGACTTGAATCATTAATATTGCCGATTGATTACCATCAATGGACACCATTGCCTCTAGATGATAGCAATGCTAAGCAGCACGACGTTACCGAGATTAAACTTAAGTTTAAACCTGCCGGTCATATCTTGGGTTCAGCCTATGTTGAGTTTGACCTAATAGGTAAGGTAAAACATCGAGTGGTATTTTCAGGTGATTTAGGTGCAACTTATGCTCCTTTACTGGCCAGTCCCCGCAGTCCTTATCGCGCCGATACGTTAGTCATTGAATCTACCTATGGTGATAAGAATCATCAGGGTCGAAAAGATCGCAGTAAATTGCTTAAGCAGATTATTGAAAAGTGTGTTGCTGATAATGGTGTGGTACTCATTCCTGCATTCAGCATTGGCAGAACTCAAGAGTTATTATATGAGTTTGAAAACATTATAGCTAAAAACCAGCATAATCCTATTTGGCAAAATATCGATATTATTGTCGACTCTCCCATGGCGGCTAAGTTCACCCAGAAGTACCTGCAATTCCAAGCTTTATGGGATAGTGAAGCTAAACGGGTGGTTAATAAAGGCCGTCACCCGTTAGATTTTGAGCAACTTTATACTATCGATAGTCATCAAGACCATCTAGCGGTGATCAACTACCTTAACTCTCGTAATAAGCCAGCCATCGTTATTGCAGCCTCTGGCATGTGCAGTGGTGGGCGTATTATGAATTACCTGAAACGCTTTTTATCTGAGCCTACCGCTGATGTGTTGTTTGTGGGCTATCAAGCTCAAGGTACACCGGGTAGGGACATTCAAAACTTTGGCCCGAAAGGTGGCTATGTAATGTTGGATGACGAACGTATCGATATTAAAGCCGGTGTGCATACTATAAGCGGTTACTCAGCCCATGCTGATCAAGCTAATTTAATTAACTTCGTCAAACGTATGCATCATAAACCCAAACATATACGTATAGTGCATGGTGATGATGAGGCCAAACAAGCGCTTGCAGACAAGTATCACCAACTACTACCCGACTGTAATGTTGAGATTGGTAAAGCTTAG
- a CDS encoding WecB/TagA/CpsF family glycosyltransferase, with product MKTRKILGCPINLVNSDMAREHINNFIENKRFGYFVAINAEKIYRYRKDEQLKNVIDASLYPYPDGAGAVISGRLFFGVKSEKINMPVLVLEEANRNNWRVFIYGAQEDIHNDAIAKIKIKYPNIIIVGNMHGYNSQEVAIDSIANSKPQIVLLALGSPRQEFFANKCSVSHLESIFVGCGGALDIISGRLNRAPSFFVNNGLEWFYRLVQEPWRWRRQLVLPLFLFEIIKEKLFKKKSK from the coding sequence TTGAAAACGCGTAAAATACTTGGATGTCCAATAAACTTAGTCAATTCGGATATGGCAAGAGAACACATCAATAATTTTATTGAAAACAAAAGGTTTGGTTATTTTGTAGCCATTAATGCTGAGAAAATATACCGATATCGGAAAGATGAGCAGTTAAAGAATGTTATCGATGCTTCTTTATATCCTTACCCAGATGGTGCAGGGGCTGTCATTTCTGGCCGTCTATTTTTTGGTGTCAAAAGTGAAAAGATCAATATGCCAGTGCTTGTGCTGGAAGAAGCTAATAGAAATAACTGGCGTGTATTTATTTATGGTGCCCAGGAAGACATTCACAATGACGCTATTGCTAAAATAAAAATCAAGTACCCCAATATCATTATTGTTGGCAATATGCACGGTTATAACTCCCAAGAAGTTGCTATTGATAGTATTGCTAACTCAAAACCACAAATCGTTTTATTGGCTTTAGGTTCCCCTCGTCAAGAGTTTTTTGCAAACAAATGCTCTGTGTCACATCTTGAGTCGATTTTTGTTGGTTGTGGTGGTGCATTGGATATTATTAGTGGTCGCTTGAATCGGGCACCATCATTTTTTGTGAACAATGGATTAGAGTGGTTTTATAGGCTAGTTCAAGAGCCGTGGCGCTGGAGGCGTCAGCTTGTGTTGCCTTTGTTTTTGTTTGAAATAATTAAAGAAAAATTATTTAAAAAAAAATCTAAATGA
- the rfbB gene encoding dTDP-glucose 4,6-dehydratase, producing MKILVTGGAGFIGSALVRFIIEHTQDEVVNVDKLTYAGNLASLQSVSNNPRYHFELVDICNRAELDRVFAEHQPDFIMHLAAESHVDRSITGPSDFIQTNIVGTFTLLETAREYWQTLVLAKQNQFRFHHISTDEVFGDLPHPDDVCADQVAYLPKFTEQTSYAPSSPYAASKASSDHLVRAWCRTYGLPTIVSNCSNNYGPYHFPEKLIPLVILNAIEGKDLPIYGKGDQIRDWLYVEDHARALYKVVTEGKVGETYNIGGHNEQRNIDVVKAICGILDALLPKETSYAEQITYVTDRPGHDRRYAIDTTKISNELNWQPQETFATGLRKTIEWYLTHQTWCQHVQDGRYQGERLGLNS from the coding sequence TTGAAGATTTTAGTGACGGGTGGAGCAGGTTTTATTGGCTCGGCCTTAGTGCGTTTTATAATTGAGCATACCCAAGATGAAGTCGTTAATGTTGATAAACTCACCTATGCGGGTAACTTAGCGTCTTTACAATCTGTGAGTAATAACCCGCGTTATCATTTTGAGCTGGTCGACATTTGTAATCGTGCTGAGTTAGATCGTGTTTTTGCTGAACATCAGCCTGATTTTATTATGCATTTAGCCGCTGAAAGTCATGTTGACCGTTCAATTACTGGACCCAGTGATTTTATTCAAACCAATATTGTCGGCACTTTTACGTTGTTGGAGACAGCGCGTGAATACTGGCAAACACTCGTCCTTGCTAAACAGAATCAATTTCGTTTTCACCATATTTCTACCGATGAAGTGTTTGGTGACTTACCTCATCCTGATGATGTGTGTGCTGATCAAGTTGCCTATTTACCTAAATTCACTGAACAAACATCTTATGCACCCAGTAGTCCTTATGCAGCATCAAAAGCATCCAGTGATCATTTAGTTCGTGCATGGTGCCGAACATATGGCTTGCCAACGATTGTGAGTAATTGTTCGAATAATTATGGTCCTTACCACTTTCCTGAGAAGTTAATTCCACTGGTTATTTTAAATGCAATAGAGGGCAAAGATTTACCGATTTATGGTAAAGGCGATCAAATTCGTGATTGGTTATATGTCGAAGACCACGCTAGGGCACTGTATAAAGTGGTGACTGAAGGTAAGGTGGGTGAGACCTACAATATTGGTGGCCATAATGAGCAACGCAATATCGATGTAGTGAAGGCTATTTGTGGTATTTTAGATGCTCTTTTGCCTAAAGAGACTTCTTACGCTGAACAAATTACTTATGTCACAGACAGACCCGGTCATGACCGTCGTTATGCTATTGATACCACCAAAATAAGCAATGAATTGAACTGGCAACCACAAGAAACCTTTGCAACAGGTTTACGTAAAACCATCGAGTGGTATTTAACTCACCAAACCTGGTGTCAACATGTGCAAGATGGTCGTTATCAAGGTGAGCGTTTAGGCCTTAATTCTTGA
- a CDS encoding glycosyltransferase family 4 protein has product MNILFVSNMYPSKERPSYGVFVKNIYDEMEQAHSGKLILCVMTHSENKMWPYLNFYLKFLFLLITNKVDIVYCHFLSRTSILGATAKFFFGKKVVFNVHGSDYLLPKIKGGIQHKFNLWAISFANGIVVPSNAFKQFILPDINTSYEYKIFISPSGGVNIPTDIQYSRHNIQPLKCLYVGRVNAAKGIDTIIDALNAVTRDVELTVVGKVEEDLFASLNNENVSCLVVGEVTQELLKQYYSQSNLFLFPTKYFESLGLSPLEAMSFGLPVIGSNYGPVPEYVRDGYNGFLIEKGNSAELLDCIERFCHLSSAQRQNLSVNAASTALEYSRKKVVKDLLRYLESCFENA; this is encoded by the coding sequence TTGAATATTCTTTTTGTATCAAACATGTACCCGAGTAAAGAACGACCTTCTTATGGGGTTTTTGTTAAAAACATTTATGACGAAATGGAACAAGCTCATTCAGGTAAACTAATTTTGTGCGTTATGACACATTCAGAAAATAAAATGTGGCCATATTTGAATTTTTACTTAAAATTTCTATTTCTTCTGATAACTAATAAAGTTGATATTGTATACTGCCATTTTCTTTCTCGGACTTCAATTTTAGGCGCGACAGCTAAGTTTTTTTTTGGCAAGAAGGTCGTTTTTAATGTTCATGGTTCTGACTATTTATTACCTAAGATTAAGGGAGGCATTCAGCATAAGTTTAATTTATGGGCAATAAGTTTTGCTAATGGTATTGTTGTACCCTCTAATGCTTTTAAGCAATTTATTCTGCCTGATATTAATACTAGTTATGAGTATAAAATATTTATATCACCTTCTGGAGGCGTAAATATTCCGACTGATATTCAATACAGCCGTCACAATATTCAACCTTTAAAATGTTTGTATGTAGGCAGAGTAAATGCTGCGAAAGGGATTGATACTATTATTGATGCTTTAAATGCAGTCACTCGTGATGTAGAACTTACTGTTGTTGGTAAGGTTGAAGAAGACCTGTTTGCTTCATTGAATAATGAGAATGTTTCTTGTCTTGTTGTTGGGGAGGTAACTCAAGAATTACTTAAACAATATTATTCACAGTCAAATTTGTTTTTATTTCCGACCAAATATTTCGAAAGCCTTGGTCTTTCACCTCTCGAGGCTATGAGCTTCGGATTACCCGTCATTGGATCTAATTATGGTCCTGTGCCTGAATATGTTCGAGATGGCTACAATGGATTTTTAATTGAAAAAGGTAACAGTGCTGAATTGCTCGATTGTATAGAGCGTTTTTGTCATCTCAGCTCTGCCCAGCGTCAAAATTTATCTGTCAATGCTGCCAGCACCGCACTAGAATACTCCCGTAAAAAGGTAGTTAAAGACCTTTTGCGTTATTTGGAGAGTTGTTTTGAAAACGCGTAA
- the wecB gene encoding non-hydrolyzing UDP-N-acetylglucosamine 2-epimerase gives MKILTVIGARPQFIKAATVSRVIATMDNVTEVIVHTGQHFDANMSDVFFEQMGIPKPDYNLEIASLSHGAMTGRQLEAIEKVLLIEKPDWVIVYGDTNSTLAGALAASKLHIKVAHVEAGLRSFNMRMPEEQNRIVTDRISTMLFCPTQTALENLNNEGYANLNIKTVVSGDVMYDAALFYKQFATKPKQLCNLDLSDGFILSTIHRAENTDDAARLSELVDALNELHKSKPVIMPLHPRTKNKLSELGLLLNIHLIDPVGYLEMVYLLEHCTFVASDSGGVQKEAYFFSKQCLILRDETEWVELVQCGSNKIVGANKKTILDEASKLSNNQLFNEDFYGDGNSALRIVNNLINFSS, from the coding sequence ATGAAAATATTAACAGTAATTGGTGCCAGACCACAGTTTATAAAGGCTGCAACAGTGAGCCGAGTGATTGCAACAATGGATAATGTCACCGAAGTAATTGTGCATACAGGGCAACATTTTGATGCCAATATGAGTGATGTTTTTTTTGAACAAATGGGGATACCAAAACCTGACTATAACCTTGAGATAGCTTCTTTATCGCATGGTGCTATGACAGGAAGGCAATTGGAAGCCATAGAGAAAGTACTATTGATAGAAAAACCTGATTGGGTAATTGTATATGGCGATACTAACTCTACTTTAGCAGGAGCGCTTGCTGCATCAAAATTACATATTAAGGTTGCACATGTAGAGGCTGGATTACGCAGCTTTAATATGAGAATGCCTGAAGAACAAAATAGAATTGTAACCGATCGAATAAGTACAATGTTATTTTGTCCCACTCAAACGGCATTAGAAAATCTAAATAATGAAGGTTATGCCAACCTAAATATTAAAACAGTGGTTTCCGGCGATGTAATGTATGATGCGGCATTGTTCTATAAACAGTTTGCAACTAAACCGAAACAATTATGTAATTTAGATTTATCAGATGGATTTATCTTATCAACAATTCATAGAGCTGAAAATACGGATGATGCAGCAAGGTTATCGGAGCTTGTTGATGCTTTGAATGAATTACATAAGTCAAAGCCTGTTATTATGCCACTTCATCCGCGCACGAAGAATAAGTTATCTGAGTTGGGTCTACTATTGAATATTCATTTAATTGATCCTGTTGGTTATTTAGAGATGGTTTACCTCTTAGAACATTGTACTTTTGTTGCTTCAGATAGCGGAGGGGTACAAAAAGAAGCATATTTCTTTAGTAAACAATGTCTTATATTAAGGGATGAAACTGAATGGGTTGAATTAGTCCAATGTGGTTCGAACAAAATAGTTGGTGCAAATAAAAAAACAATTCTTGATGAAGCATCAAAGTTGTCTAACAATCAATTGTTTAATGAAGACTTCTACGGCGACGGTAATTCCGCTTTGAGAATTGTTAATAATTTGATTAATTTTTCAAGTTAA
- the rfbA gene encoding glucose-1-phosphate thymidylyltransferase RfbA, whose amino-acid sequence MKGIILAGGTGTRLYPLTRGISKQLLPVYDKPMIYYPLSTLMLAGIRDILIITTAEDKHSFERLLGDGSDYGVRLSYAIQASPDGIAQAFIIGESFIGHDNVCLVLGDNIFYGQSFSHTLKQAVSKPFGATIFGYQVKDPERFGVVEFDPQMNAISIEEKPLKPKSSYAVTGLYFYDNRVVEFAKALTPSARHELEITDLNQRYLDDASLSVELLGRGFAWLDTGTHQSLHQASSFVQTIEAVQGLKVACLEEIAWRNGWLSDDDLRRIAQPLLKNEYGQYLLRLIEEVG is encoded by the coding sequence ATGAAAGGCATTATTTTAGCGGGTGGAACGGGTACGCGTTTATATCCTCTCACGCGTGGAATATCCAAGCAGTTGCTGCCGGTTTATGATAAGCCGATGATTTATTATCCTTTATCAACCTTAATGTTGGCGGGTATAAGAGATATTCTTATTATCACTACCGCTGAAGATAAACACAGTTTTGAACGTCTTTTGGGTGATGGTTCAGATTATGGTGTGCGCCTAAGTTACGCAATCCAGGCGTCACCAGATGGCATAGCACAAGCTTTTATCATTGGTGAATCGTTTATTGGTCATGATAATGTTTGCTTGGTATTAGGGGATAATATTTTTTATGGACAGTCATTTAGCCATACCCTTAAACAAGCTGTAAGTAAGCCGTTCGGCGCAACAATATTTGGTTATCAGGTGAAAGATCCTGAGCGATTTGGCGTGGTAGAGTTTGATCCGCAAATGAATGCTATTTCGATTGAAGAGAAACCACTAAAGCCTAAGTCGAGTTACGCGGTTACTGGGCTGTATTTTTATGATAATCGGGTAGTTGAGTTTGCGAAGGCGCTTACACCTTCAGCCAGACATGAGCTTGAAATAACCGATTTAAATCAACGGTATTTAGATGATGCAAGTTTATCAGTTGAGCTTTTAGGCCGAGGTTTTGCTTGGCTTGATACTGGCACCCATCAAAGCTTGCATCAGGCGTCTTCTTTTGTGCAAACCATTGAAGCCGTGCAAGGATTAAAAGTAGCGTGTTTAGAAGAGATAGCTTGGCGTAATGGTTGGCTTTCTGACGATGACCTGCGCCGAATTGCGCAACCATTATTGAAAAATGAATACGGCCAATACCTACTACGTTTGATTGAGGAAGTAGGCTAA
- the wecA gene encoding UDP-N-acetylglucosamine--undecaprenyl-phosphate N-acetylglucosaminephosphotransferase, translated as MESVLPAFITFILTCTAVQFLKPLAQFVGLVDIPNDRKQHQGEVPLIGGLAIYLSILLVSSTFFEYSRELNIYLISAALILFLGILDDKYDLSVRLRVVSQVIIASLMIFGAEIYLSSLGHIVYFFELKLSFMGIFLTVIAVIAAINAFNMVDGIDGLAGCLSLITFASLAFLLHRIDSPWFMLPVLYVSALLAYLMFNLRWPSSKLYKIFMGDAGSMLIGLTVVWLLVIGTSADNNAFNPVTALYLIAIPLMDMAAIMYRRVKKGHSPFTADRDHLHHIFERAGYSRRQTLVRISFLSLLLAAIGISSELLNVPEWIMFVGFIAIFTAYSWALSHVWQILTWLKK; from the coding sequence ATGGAAAGCGTACTCCCAGCCTTTATTACTTTTATTCTTACGTGCACTGCAGTGCAATTTCTCAAACCTTTAGCGCAGTTTGTTGGTTTAGTTGACATACCTAATGATCGTAAGCAACACCAAGGTGAAGTTCCGTTAATTGGTGGCCTGGCTATTTATCTTAGTATCCTTTTGGTTTCATCTACTTTTTTTGAATATAGTCGAGAACTAAATATTTATCTGATATCAGCTGCATTGATATTATTTTTAGGGATTTTAGATGACAAGTATGACTTGTCAGTTAGATTGAGGGTTGTCTCGCAGGTTATCATTGCATCGTTAATGATATTTGGCGCCGAAATTTATTTATCGTCCCTAGGACATATTGTGTATTTTTTCGAGTTAAAGCTTAGTTTTATGGGCATTTTCTTGACCGTTATTGCTGTAATCGCAGCGATTAACGCATTCAATATGGTTGATGGAATTGATGGCCTGGCAGGTTGTTTGAGTTTAATCACTTTTGCATCGCTTGCTTTTCTGTTACATCGAATTGACAGCCCATGGTTTATGTTACCGGTTTTATATGTTTCAGCTTTGCTTGCCTATTTAATGTTCAATTTGCGTTGGCCGTCATCAAAATTGTATAAGATATTTATGGGTGATGCTGGCAGTATGTTGATAGGTTTAACTGTTGTTTGGTTATTGGTTATTGGAACCTCTGCGGACAATAACGCATTTAATCCTGTTACAGCCTTGTATTTAATTGCGATACCTTTAATGGATATGGCTGCAATAATGTATCGCCGAGTTAAAAAGGGTCATTCCCCTTTTACCGCAGATAGAGATCATTTACACCACATATTTGAAAGAGCGGGTTATAGCAGAAGACAAACACTGGTTCGCATTAGTTTTCTTTCATTGTTATTGGCAGCTATTGGCATTTCATCTGAGCTTTTAAATGTACCAGAATGGATTATGTTTGTTGGTTTTATTGCCATATTTACCGCTTATAGTTGGGCTTTGTCTCATGTTTGGCAAATACTTACCTGGCTAAAAAAGTAA
- the rfbC gene encoding dTDP-4-dehydrorhamnose 3,5-epimerase, with protein MNVIETNIAGVKIIEPKVFGDDRGYFCETWNQQQFETLVAGKPTHFVQDNHSKSVKGTLRGLHFQRQQTQGKLIRVISGEIFDVAVDIRTDSPTYGQWVGVLLSADNKRQVWIPAGFAHGFYVLSDFAECVYKCTDYYHPQSEETILWNDAHLDIKWPVNDAPLLSDKDQHGHLFKNIRPLV; from the coding sequence ATGAACGTGATTGAAACTAATATCGCCGGTGTAAAAATCATTGAGCCAAAGGTGTTTGGTGATGACAGAGGCTATTTCTGCGAAACCTGGAATCAACAACAGTTTGAGACATTAGTTGCAGGCAAGCCAACTCATTTTGTGCAAGATAATCATTCTAAGTCGGTAAAAGGCACCTTGCGCGGATTACATTTCCAGCGTCAGCAGACTCAAGGTAAGTTAATTCGAGTCATATCAGGTGAAATATTTGATGTTGCCGTTGATATTCGCACTGACTCGCCGACATATGGGCAATGGGTTGGGGTGTTGCTTTCTGCTGACAATAAACGCCAAGTTTGGATCCCTGCCGGTTTTGCCCACGGTTTTTATGTACTAAGTGATTTTGCAGAATGTGTTTATAAATGCACCGATTATTATCATCCACAATCAGAAGAAACCATTTTGTGGAATGATGCTCATCTAGATATCAAGTGGCCTGTAAATGATGCACCGTTATTATCGGACAAAGATCAACATGGACACTTGTTTAAAAATATTAGGCCACTTGTTTGA
- a CDS encoding glycosyltransferase, which produces MIFITNSPVWSLGKGKGAPSFYKTLKLYNDKEHDVLLLTTEADLELGELSYLTVKKIPSLPLIKSHFLFGSFRLVNKLVNYFIYQLIGFCYLLLNLKSHKLIYAYEIGFVPAAKFCGFIRRLAVVSRFQGTILTSLVEEVSLFKKLYLKIKFLDHIWALKTKTNLSIMTNDGTKGLDVLLLLGRDKDDILFLSNGVDLPDFDNIELSSYTKNQKINDIVFSSVSRVQKWKRLDRSIDIFEKFYKANPNSHYNICGDGIELENMKAYVKNKKLCHAITFLGSIDKNTVYSVLQDSHYFLSSYSLSNLGNPLFEAIRCNNIVVTLDNGDTAKVIEDCVTGYISPELDYLKNADSLIGSFDNKVLFNEIVCNANKKLDEILVTWDERMNLEYSFVTKYLTFK; this is translated from the coding sequence ATGATATTTATTACCAACTCACCAGTATGGTCACTAGGTAAAGGTAAAGGTGCACCATCATTTTATAAGACTTTAAAGCTATATAATGATAAAGAACACGATGTTTTATTGTTGACCACTGAAGCGGATTTAGAGTTAGGTGAGTTAAGTTATCTAACTGTAAAAAAAATACCTAGTTTACCATTGATTAAAAGTCATTTTTTATTTGGTAGCTTTAGATTAGTAAATAAACTCGTAAATTACTTTATCTATCAATTAATTGGTTTTTGTTATTTATTACTTAATCTGAAATCTCATAAGCTTATTTATGCCTATGAGATTGGTTTTGTACCTGCAGCCAAATTTTGTGGTTTTATTCGTCGGTTAGCAGTTGTAAGTAGATTTCAAGGTACAATTTTAACAAGTCTGGTAGAGGAAGTTTCATTATTTAAAAAGCTTTATCTTAAAATAAAGTTTTTGGATCATATTTGGGCACTAAAAACAAAAACTAATCTTAGTATTATGACTAATGATGGTACTAAGGGACTTGATGTATTGTTACTTTTGGGGAGAGATAAAGACGATATTTTATTTCTTTCAAACGGAGTAGATCTTCCTGATTTTGATAATATTGAGTTATCTTCGTATACAAAAAATCAAAAAATAAATGATATTGTTTTTTCCTCAGTATCTAGAGTGCAAAAGTGGAAAAGATTAGACAGATCGATAGATATCTTTGAGAAATTTTACAAAGCTAATCCTAATTCGCACTACAACATCTGCGGTGATGGCATCGAGCTAGAAAATATGAAAGCATATGTTAAAAATAAGAAACTATGTCACGCAATAACTTTTCTTGGCTCAATTGATAAAAATACTGTTTATAGCGTTTTACAAGATTCTCATTATTTCCTTTCAAGTTATAGTTTAAGTAATTTAGGAAACCCTTTATTTGAAGCTATTCGATGTAATAATATCGTAGTTACTTTAGATAATGGTGATACAGCTAAAGTTATAGAGGATTGTGTTACAGGATATATATCTCCTGAACTAGACTATTTGAAAAATGCAGATAGTTTGATTGGTAGCTTTGATAATAAAGTTCTTTTCAATGAAATTGTATGTAATGCAAATAAAAAGCTAGATGAAATTTTGGTTACTTGGGATGAGAGAATGAATCTCGAGTATAGTTTCGTTACTAAATATTTAACTTTTAAATAA
- a CDS encoding acyltransferase — translation MKELLKRFITANDFLYGKVYNYGFVTKFNFRQYFFNRVINFLSGKKQGKYNCAHFTSRVIAGDKLILEGSKKGTYCSLVVSGGCYLQAGNGIRIGEGTIWAPNVAIISANHDMSRTDHGWSQAEGVVIGKDCWIGTGVTILPGVVIGDNCIIAAGAVVTRSFSASHLVIGGVPAKELQ, via the coding sequence TTGAAAGAACTCCTCAAACGTTTTATCACTGCAAACGACTTTCTTTATGGGAAGGTTTATAATTATGGCTTTGTCACTAAGTTTAACTTTCGACAGTATTTTTTTAATAGAGTGATTAATTTCTTGTCAGGTAAAAAACAGGGAAAATATAACTGTGCTCATTTTACTTCCCGAGTTATCGCTGGTGATAAGTTGATACTCGAAGGGTCTAAAAAAGGCACATATTGCAGTCTTGTTGTGAGCGGTGGTTGCTACTTACAGGCCGGTAACGGAATAAGAATTGGTGAGGGAACTATTTGGGCACCCAATGTCGCAATTATTAGTGCAAACCATGATATGAGTCGTACCGATCATGGTTGGTCTCAGGCTGAAGGCGTTGTTATTGGCAAAGACTGTTGGATTGGTACCGGTGTAACTATTTTGCCCGGTGTTGTAATTGGCGATAATTGTATTATTGCCGCGGGTGCCGTTGTGACACGCTCTTTTTCTGCTAGTCATTTGGTGATTGGTGGTGTGCCAGCGAAAGAATTACAATAG
- the rfbD gene encoding dTDP-4-dehydrorhamnose reductase: protein MRLLITGANGQLGRSLVAYLHCVMMPHVEVLVLTKQQLDISNLDAVELVMAKFQPDYIINTAAYTAVDIADNNVELAYAINCDGAENVAKAANNIGATILHVSTDYVFAGDKLGEYQEDDITSPLSVYGESKLAGEVAVMQSNPKHIILRTAWMFSEYGNNFVRTILRLSQDKPTLHIVDDQFGGPTYAGHVAQTLISIMLQLDTNTAHTLGAQRGQNEHINNTLYGVYHFSGLPHVSWYQFAQKIVQQKIVNDHKQTENHRIATKLNLAELKPISTNEYPVAAKRPHNSKLHCQKITDTFGIHPSDWMSALSKVVTVLAPLALEDDASQIRFTPPIKSEKEQ, encoded by the coding sequence ATGCGTTTGTTGATCACTGGGGCCAATGGTCAGCTGGGGCGATCGCTAGTCGCATATTTGCACTGCGTTATGATGCCTCATGTTGAAGTATTAGTGTTAACAAAGCAGCAGTTAGATATCTCAAACCTTGATGCTGTTGAACTAGTAATGGCAAAGTTTCAACCCGATTATATTATTAATACCGCGGCTTATACCGCAGTTGATATTGCTGATAATAATGTTGAGTTAGCCTATGCAATTAATTGTGATGGTGCAGAAAATGTAGCTAAAGCTGCTAATAATATTGGTGCGACAATATTACATGTCTCGACCGATTATGTTTTTGCTGGTGATAAGCTTGGCGAATATCAAGAAGACGATATTACCAGTCCTTTAAGTGTGTATGGCGAAAGTAAACTCGCTGGTGAAGTTGCTGTAATGCAATCTAACCCTAAGCATATTATTTTGCGTACTGCCTGGATGTTCAGTGAATATGGCAATAATTTTGTCCGCACTATATTACGTTTAAGTCAGGATAAACCCACTTTACATATTGTTGATGATCAGTTTGGTGGCCCTACTTATGCGGGACATGTCGCACAGACTTTGATTTCGATTATGCTGCAATTAGATACTAATACAGCTCATACTCTAGGTGCTCAGCGTGGCCAAAATGAGCATATTAATAACACTCTTTATGGCGTGTATCATTTCTCAGGTTTGCCCCATGTGAGTTGGTATCAATTTGCGCAAAAGATAGTTCAACAAAAGATTGTGAATGATCACAAACAGACTGAAAATCATCGCATAGCAACAAAGTTGAACCTTGCTGAATTAAAGCCAATTAGCACAAATGAGTATCCTGTCGCCGCAAAACGACCGCACAATAGTAAATTACATTGTCAAAAAATCACTGACACATTCGGCATTCATCCCAGTGACTGGATGTCGGCTTTATCTAAGGTTGTGACTGTATTAGCGCCGCTTGCATTAGAGGATGATGCTTCGCAGATAAGATTTACACCTCCAATTAAGTCCGAGAAAGAGCAATAA